Proteins encoded by one window of Candidatus Obscuribacterales bacterium:
- a CDS encoding thioredoxin domain-containing protein — MTKSKANRLIEETSPYLLQHAYNPVDWFAWSDEALEKAKFDDKPILLSIGYAACHWCHVMEHESFEDPGIAEIMNEYFVPIKVDREERPDLDDIYMRSVQMMTGHGGWPMTVFLTPDLKPFYGGTYFPPQDRHGLPSFRRVLLSVAKTWHEKREDVLASSNEMAIYLRQMTEVEPTGAKLTFDVFEPALERLMMIFDRQWGGFGGAPKFPQASALFFLLRKVKNDRQLHDLLGLTLNKMAQGGIQDQIGGGFARYSVDRQWLVPHFEKMLYDNALLARLYLEASLVYENDYYKIVGKNVLEFVLRELTSEDGAFYSSLDADSEGEEGKFYVFTPKEIDEILPSDEATFASQVYGVTPFGNFEHQTTVLNLTDTPSELARRANLGVDEFNKRLSAINEKLLAYRNKRVRPARDEKVLTAWNSLMISGFVAGYRVLCDERYLQAAKKAAEFILAKLSVNGRLLRTWGKGKSKLNGYLDDYAYFTEALLDLASVDADPKWVEKAIEFADVMDKQFFDKNDGSFFYTSADHESLITRPKSFYDAPIPSASAACAFALLRLAKVTDSESYRKKAESTISLYAPYFGKGAEQFAYFLSALDFHLANGAEIVLSVDPARTNETQEMVFAAGKKYLPNSAVVLNDTSNHSELPLLKDRPLVSGKPTAYICRNFTCQKPINELEAFKEALSGFA; from the coding sequence ATGACCAAGTCCAAAGCAAATCGCCTAATTGAAGAAACCAGTCCGTATCTTTTGCAGCATGCTTACAATCCTGTCGATTGGTTTGCTTGGTCTGACGAAGCTTTGGAAAAGGCCAAGTTTGACGATAAGCCAATACTGCTTTCCATCGGCTACGCTGCTTGCCACTGGTGTCACGTCATGGAGCATGAGTCGTTTGAAGATCCCGGAATTGCCGAGATCATGAACGAGTATTTCGTGCCAATAAAAGTGGACCGCGAAGAACGACCTGATCTTGATGATATTTACATGCGCTCCGTACAAATGATGACCGGTCACGGCGGCTGGCCGATGACTGTGTTTTTGACGCCTGATTTAAAACCATTCTATGGTGGTACCTATTTTCCGCCACAAGACAGACATGGTTTACCGAGTTTTCGGCGCGTGCTTTTGTCTGTAGCCAAGACTTGGCATGAAAAACGGGAAGATGTTCTTGCCAGTTCCAATGAGATGGCCATTTACTTAAGGCAAATGACCGAAGTGGAACCAACCGGTGCCAAACTGACATTCGATGTATTTGAGCCGGCTCTTGAAAGGCTGATGATGATCTTTGATCGTCAGTGGGGCGGCTTCGGCGGTGCGCCGAAATTTCCTCAAGCCTCAGCATTGTTTTTTCTTTTGCGCAAAGTTAAAAACGACAGGCAATTACACGATTTGCTTGGACTTACTTTGAATAAAATGGCTCAGGGCGGCATTCAAGATCAAATTGGCGGTGGTTTTGCTCGTTATTCAGTGGATCGCCAATGGCTGGTGCCACATTTTGAAAAGATGCTTTATGACAATGCGCTTTTAGCCAGACTCTATTTGGAAGCATCACTTGTATATGAAAACGACTACTACAAAATAGTAGGCAAAAACGTTTTGGAATTTGTTTTGCGGGAGCTTACATCTGAAGATGGCGCGTTTTACTCCAGTCTCGATGCCGATAGTGAAGGTGAAGAAGGCAAGTTTTACGTATTCACGCCCAAGGAAATTGACGAAATTCTTCCTTCTGATGAAGCTACTTTCGCCAGCCAGGTATATGGTGTTACACCTTTTGGTAATTTTGAACACCAGACCACTGTCTTGAACTTGACCGATACCCCATCTGAATTGGCCCGTAGAGCCAATCTCGGCGTGGATGAGTTTAATAAGCGTTTGTCCGCTATCAACGAGAAATTATTGGCTTACAGAAACAAGCGTGTGCGTCCGGCCCGTGACGAAAAGGTTTTAACCGCTTGGAATAGTCTTATGATCTCAGGCTTTGTCGCCGGTTATCGCGTTCTTTGCGACGAGCGTTATTTGCAGGCGGCAAAGAAAGCAGCCGAATTTATTCTTGCCAAATTGTCAGTAAACGGGCGTTTGCTTAGAACTTGGGGCAAAGGTAAATCCAAGCTCAATGGCTACCTTGATGACTACGCATATTTTACTGAGGCGCTTTTAGATTTGGCATCTGTTGATGCGGACCCTAAGTGGGTGGAAAAAGCAATTGAGTTTGCCGACGTGATGGACAAACAATTTTTCGATAAGAATGATGGTAGTTTCTTCTACACAAGTGCGGATCACGAGTCGCTAATTACCCGCCCGAAGAGTTTTTATGATGCACCAATTCCATCGGCATCTGCTGCTTGTGCGTTTGCTCTTTTGCGTTTGGCCAAAGTTACAGACAGCGAGTCTTATAGGAAAAAAGCTGAATCAACCATTTCTTTGTATGCACCATATTTTGGCAAAGGTGCCGAGCAGTTTGCATATTTCCTTTCTGCTTTAGACTTTCATTTGGCTAATGGTGCTGAAATAGTTTTGTCTGTTGATCCGGCCAGAACTAACGAAACGCAAGAAATGGTTTTTGCCGCCGGCAAAAAGTACTTGCCTAATAGCGCGGTTGTCCTAAACGACACCAGCAACCATTCTGAACTGCCGTTATTAAAAGACCGTCCATTAGTATCAGGTAAGCCGACAGCTTATATTTGCCGTAACTTTACCTGCCAAAAGCCAATTAATGAGCTGGAAGCCTTTAAAGAAGCGCTCTCTGGGTTTGCTTAG
- a CDS encoding tetratricopeptide repeat protein translates to MKKVILAGLVIAQVSTCSLSASAQGLAGRLLPKSELLGSTKADTVFQMPESLAEGQKLLGSGQAPKAAQLFQHYVSEHDADSEGYFWLGTALNEIGDAKGSVDAFGQAVTINNRTGADSAQLRVNFGNSLMVLERVDEALFQYHKAISIDPGEARAYFNLARAQIKKESPVTAQAALVNLHKAAALGLTHPDIQRYSAMSYIILSENGKAADALKQYLQQVPNDQADSGLRKTIEDTISELVTTKEEAVEHLVTPIEKRQYTLSPEIAYAVLDMDESKKVVTIGAEDSRDPDDGAQDGNNDGIFQMSSIGFETQVSIHPKLVGLGKKVEQ, encoded by the coding sequence ATGAAGAAGGTGATTCTGGCAGGGCTGGTAATAGCGCAAGTCAGTACTTGTTCATTATCAGCATCCGCGCAGGGACTAGCCGGCAGGCTTTTACCAAAGTCCGAACTTTTAGGTTCAACCAAGGCAGACACTGTTTTCCAGATGCCTGAGTCTCTGGCTGAAGGTCAAAAATTACTAGGATCAGGGCAAGCCCCTAAAGCCGCTCAGTTATTTCAGCATTATGTTAGCGAGCATGACGCCGACAGCGAAGGCTACTTCTGGTTGGGAACCGCGCTTAATGAGATAGGCGATGCCAAAGGATCAGTCGATGCTTTCGGACAGGCTGTCACCATCAACAATCGCACTGGCGCAGATTCTGCCCAGCTAAGAGTAAACTTCGGCAATTCGCTCATGGTTCTGGAAAGAGTCGACGAAGCACTTTTCCAATACCACAAAGCAATTTCCATCGATCCTGGTGAAGCTAGAGCCTATTTCAATCTGGCAAGAGCCCAGATTAAAAAGGAAAGCCCTGTTACCGCGCAAGCTGCACTAGTCAACTTGCACAAGGCGGCAGCACTTGGTTTGACCCATCCGGACATACAGCGCTATAGCGCTATGAGCTATATCATCCTTTCTGAAAATGGAAAAGCAGCTGACGCCTTGAAGCAATACTTGCAGCAAGTGCCAAATGATCAGGCGGACAGCGGACTGCGCAAAACCATTGAAGACACAATTTCAGAACTAGTAACCACAAAAGAAGAAGCTGTCGAGCATCTAGTTACACCCATCGAGAAGCGCCAGTACACTCTAAGTCCAGAAATTGCTTATGCCGTTTTGGACATGGACGAATCCAAAAAGGTCGTCACAATAGGTGCCGAAGATTCCCGTGACCCCGACGACGGAGCTCAAGACGGCAACAACGACGGCATTTTCCAGATGAGTTCAATTGGCTTTGAGACACAAGTGTCCATTCACCCCAAATTAGTGGGTCTGGGCAAAAAGGTCGAACAATAG
- a CDS encoding DNA repair exonuclease yields the protein MALESKPFSFLQVSDVHLDSAFAGSKIKLPVSKRKERKQEILEALAKVFEVAKERRVDAILIPGDLWDAESVSSQTVNQVIELCMSIKDTFIVISPGNHDYYSADSMYNLEALQARGMRLWPSNVHIYKSANFQTVCHPFRDDVSFTGCAFAANVPVEERLLAEPISKEKLKPMNILLFHGSLDGYKGGDSGFPGKLTAPFSAQELINQGFTYTAVGHYHQQTPIKFEDKLIGAYSGCLIGRGLDESGPRFCLFGTISAKPGNGQDFEVKIEPVESDKRRIVVADFEITGKTSNEVIDQVMLNLVSAGAREGTDIVYLRLTGRYPAGGEPTYVKEKLATMFYHLEVSDETRQDYFLQSIDERTTEGKFVAFLTNLKKEAEAAGGSVAIANGEGPIDVKAIEDALYFGLDALKQKRISIKNAD from the coding sequence GTGGCTTTAGAGTCAAAACCGTTTTCCTTCTTGCAAGTATCCGATGTCCATCTGGACTCGGCTTTTGCCGGAAGTAAGATTAAGTTGCCGGTGAGTAAACGGAAGGAACGCAAGCAAGAGATTTTAGAAGCGCTTGCCAAAGTCTTTGAGGTAGCCAAAGAAAGGCGTGTGGACGCCATTTTGATACCTGGTGATCTCTGGGATGCCGAATCCGTAAGCAGCCAAACAGTTAATCAAGTGATTGAGCTTTGCATGTCCATCAAAGATACTTTCATAGTCATAAGTCCAGGCAACCATGATTATTATTCGGCTGATTCTATGTACAATCTGGAGGCGCTGCAGGCGCGCGGCATGCGTCTTTGGCCGTCTAATGTTCACATTTACAAAAGCGCCAATTTTCAGACTGTCTGCCACCCGTTTCGAGATGACGTTTCCTTTACCGGCTGTGCTTTTGCCGCCAATGTCCCTGTTGAAGAGCGGCTGCTTGCCGAGCCAATTTCAAAAGAGAAATTGAAGCCTATGAACATTCTGCTGTTTCATGGATCGCTTGATGGCTACAAAGGCGGCGACTCCGGTTTTCCTGGTAAGTTAACTGCTCCTTTTTCTGCTCAGGAATTGATCAACCAAGGCTTTACTTACACGGCAGTTGGACACTATCACCAACAAACCCCAATTAAATTCGAGGACAAACTCATAGGTGCTTATTCCGGCTGTTTAATAGGCCGTGGACTGGATGAGTCAGGTCCGCGCTTTTGCTTGTTTGGCACGATAAGTGCCAAACCTGGAAACGGACAAGACTTTGAAGTAAAAATTGAGCCGGTCGAATCGGACAAAAGAAGAATTGTTGTTGCCGATTTTGAAATAACCGGCAAGACATCCAATGAGGTAATTGATCAAGTCATGCTCAATTTGGTGTCAGCAGGAGCGCGTGAAGGTACAGACATAGTTTACCTGCGTTTGACTGGTCGCTATCCGGCTGGTGGTGAACCGACCTATGTCAAAGAAAAACTAGCAACCATGTTTTATCACTTGGAAGTAAGTGATGAAACTCGCCAAGATTACTTCTTGCAGTCGATTGATGAACGAACAACTGAAGGCAAATTTGTTGCATTTTTGACGAACTTGAAAAAAGAAGCAGAAGCGGCAGGAGGCTCAGTCGCAATTGCCAATGGAGAAGGACCGATTGATGTAAAAGCAATAGAGGATGCTCTGTATTTTGGGCTGGATGCTCTCAAGCAAAAGAGGATATCGATCAAAAATGCTGATTGA
- a CDS encoding glycosyltransferase family 4 protein, with translation MTALNKLNIAMVVRSFSTNGGLELYTHKLVEGLLERGHTVKVICEVSNTLIESDNLSFHYLPAPAAGTSKDKRLTHYFEAASRALKQAGSFDIVHSQHLPVNGVDVVTFHNHSVHRLYKVGKRWENLVNWTKFQLLARYRLRDEYDQLLLNEGKCLVFSAKVCRDDFYSNYNISESKPSVIAYPGAKLAEPKVQEKNIFETVQDISQVQGAPSELAGKQPFTFLFVGRGYRKKGLDVLLSACYHLRKQGKLFHLIVAGISLRPLDKLRLKAMDLTGLVTYLGFRKDMDAVYKQGMAIVLPSRVEPFGMTALQGMLKGLTPIVSRVSGVSEIVGETGLVLEDHLDAKELAKQMEYLMADRKRCAAMGEAARLRAQELTWDKTVADTLRAYEIALQNRTNKSSQAIEKGSLNDQVQSKSPN, from the coding sequence ATGACTGCTTTGAACAAGCTAAATATCGCTATGGTTGTTCGTTCGTTTTCTACAAACGGCGGTTTGGAACTTTACACCCATAAACTCGTTGAAGGTCTACTTGAGCGCGGACACACAGTAAAAGTGATTTGCGAAGTGAGCAACACACTTATAGAGTCGGACAATTTGTCTTTCCATTATCTCCCTGCTCCTGCCGCCGGTACATCGAAAGATAAGCGCCTAACTCATTATTTTGAAGCTGCTAGTCGAGCGCTTAAACAAGCCGGCTCATTTGATATCGTGCACAGCCAGCACCTGCCTGTTAATGGCGTTGATGTAGTGACATTTCACAATCACAGTGTGCACCGTCTCTATAAAGTCGGTAAACGCTGGGAGAATTTGGTTAACTGGACGAAGTTTCAATTATTGGCTCGTTATCGTTTGCGCGATGAATACGATCAACTGTTGTTGAACGAGGGAAAGTGTCTGGTCTTTTCCGCTAAAGTTTGCCGCGATGATTTTTACAGCAACTACAACATCAGTGAAAGCAAGCCGTCAGTCATTGCCTATCCAGGAGCAAAGCTTGCTGAACCTAAAGTGCAAGAGAAGAATATTTTTGAAACAGTACAAGATATTAGTCAGGTTCAAGGCGCGCCAAGCGAGCTTGCCGGTAAACAGCCGTTTACTTTCTTGTTTGTCGGTCGCGGTTACCGCAAAAAGGGACTGGATGTGCTGTTGTCCGCCTGCTATCACTTGAGAAAACAAGGCAAGTTATTCCATCTAATTGTTGCCGGTATTTCTTTGCGTCCCTTGGATAAACTGCGTTTGAAGGCAATGGATTTAACGGGATTGGTTACTTACTTAGGCTTCCGCAAAGATATGGATGCCGTTTATAAGCAAGGCATGGCCATTGTTTTGCCTTCACGAGTGGAACCGTTTGGCATGACTGCCCTGCAAGGCATGCTCAAAGGACTTACACCGATTGTCAGCCGCGTCTCCGGTGTGTCGGAAATTGTCGGTGAAACCGGATTAGTTTTGGAAGATCACTTAGATGCAAAAGAACTGGCTAAGCAAATGGAATATCTAATGGCCGACAGAAAACGTTGCGCTGCCATGGGCGAGGCGGCTCGATTGAGAGCGCAAGAATTGACCTGGGACAAAACCGTAGCAGACACCTTAAGGGCTTATGAAATCGCTTTGCAGAATAGGACAAACAAGTCTTCGCAAGCAATTGAGAAAGGTAGTCTAAATGACCAAGTCCAAAGCAAATCGCCTAATTGA
- a CDS encoding acetyl-CoA C-acyltransferase, whose protein sequence is MEAFIVDALRTPIGRYAGALGSMRPDDLAALVIAELVKRNAIDPNQIEDVLLGCANQAGEDNRNVARMATLLAGLPVSVAGGTVNRLCGSGLMAVNEACQAILAGSGDIYIAGGVESMTRAPFVMGKPESAMPRGDLKMFDTTLGWRFINDKLSKMYHPYSMGETAENVCEKYKISREEQDEFALSSQQKYGAALKDGKFNDEIVSVSVKQKKGLPIVVSKDEHPRPETSMADLAKLKAAFREGGTVTAGNSSGINDGAAAVLIVSDKKVKELGLKPMARYVASAVAGVDPAVMGLGPIPATKKVLERAGLTMNDIGLVELNEAFAIQVLACVQDLGIDQSKLNVNGGAIALGHPLGATGARVMATLVHEMRRRKVRYGLATMCIGVGQGIATIVELVN, encoded by the coding sequence TTGGAAGCTTTTATTGTTGATGCATTGAGAACACCGATCGGGCGCTATGCAGGAGCCTTAGGCTCTATGCGTCCGGATGATCTTGCAGCGCTGGTTATTGCCGAGCTTGTAAAACGCAATGCCATTGATCCCAATCAAATCGAAGATGTCTTATTGGGTTGCGCCAATCAGGCAGGTGAAGACAACCGCAACGTGGCACGCATGGCGACTCTTTTAGCCGGACTGCCGGTAAGTGTTGCCGGCGGCACGGTAAACCGGCTTTGTGGTTCAGGGCTTATGGCAGTCAATGAAGCCTGCCAGGCAATTCTTGCAGGCAGTGGCGACATTTACATAGCCGGTGGTGTTGAGTCCATGACACGCGCGCCCTTCGTTATGGGTAAGCCTGAAAGTGCTATGCCGCGTGGCGATCTAAAAATGTTTGATACCACACTTGGTTGGCGTTTTATAAATGATAAGCTGTCCAAAATGTATCACCCCTATTCCATGGGTGAAACAGCGGAAAATGTCTGCGAAAAATACAAAATTTCGCGCGAAGAGCAAGATGAGTTTGCCTTGTCCAGCCAGCAAAAATATGGTGCCGCTCTCAAAGATGGCAAGTTCAACGACGAAATAGTATCGGTTTCCGTCAAGCAGAAAAAAGGTCTTCCAATAGTTGTCTCCAAAGACGAACATCCGCGTCCGGAAACAAGTATGGCTGACCTTGCAAAACTGAAAGCAGCTTTTCGCGAAGGCGGCACGGTTACAGCCGGTAATTCCTCCGGGATAAACGACGGAGCCGCTGCTGTTCTTATTGTCTCTGACAAGAAAGTCAAAGAGCTAGGTTTGAAGCCGATGGCCCGCTATGTAGCATCAGCAGTCGCTGGTGTTGATCCGGCAGTTATGGGACTTGGTCCAATTCCAGCTACTAAGAAGGTTCTTGAAAGAGCTGGATTGACGATGAACGACATAGGTCTTGTCGAATTGAACGAAGCATTCGCCATTCAAGTCTTAGCCTGCGTGCAAGATCTTGGCATTGATCAATCCAAATTGAACGTCAACGGCGGAGCTATTGCCCTAGGACATCCTCTAGGTGCGACTGGTGCTCGCGTGATGGCTACACTTGTACACGAGATGAGGCGTCGCAAAGTCCGCTATGGGCTGGCTACTATGTGCATCGGAGTAGGACAAGGAATAGCAACTATCGTCGAGCTGGTGAATTAG
- a CDS encoding serine protease has protein sequence MSFEAISRKQDTPATNGDHCLSVVEIPVLLAGKKAAEYEKAEYLESSDTAQLYKRTHDAVVHVVLEIKPSELLKHGLMDKDLYKELTKEERQTKLKNSATGFFISSDGILVTNYHVAHIKCDLSAQWPDGRKVSLRKIAENKKADLAILKIDSPEPMRVTALSLANDDVLPNEKLTALGYPNQWNALHLSPGELLKSGKRKDFLPNSTCPSVKGVRQSLSIMQTSCHEAPGASGSPVLNETGEVVGINFAGPSPDAEDKPMHSFAIPVKELKRIMTRLPELRNVIGETNSPARR, from the coding sequence ATGTCATTTGAGGCAATTTCAAGAAAACAGGATACGCCTGCTACAAACGGCGATCATTGTCTTAGTGTGGTTGAAATCCCCGTGCTTTTAGCCGGGAAGAAGGCCGCCGAATACGAGAAGGCGGAGTATTTAGAGTCAAGCGACACGGCCCAACTATATAAACGCACCCACGACGCTGTTGTGCATGTCGTTCTAGAGATTAAGCCCAGTGAGTTGTTGAAACACGGCTTAATGGACAAGGACTTGTACAAGGAGCTTACCAAAGAAGAAAGGCAAACTAAGCTGAAAAACTCTGCAACAGGTTTTTTCATATCTTCGGATGGAATTTTGGTTACCAACTACCACGTAGCGCACATAAAATGCGACTTGAGCGCTCAATGGCCTGACGGCAGGAAAGTTAGCCTACGCAAGATAGCCGAAAATAAAAAAGCCGATCTCGCCATTCTTAAAATCGACAGTCCGGAACCAATGCGCGTAACTGCATTATCGCTTGCCAATGACGATGTCTTACCTAACGAAAAGTTGACTGCACTTGGTTATCCCAACCAATGGAACGCCTTACACCTCTCACCCGGAGAACTTCTCAAATCAGGCAAACGCAAGGATTTCTTGCCTAACTCTACCTGTCCGTCAGTAAAAGGTGTTCGTCAGTCACTTTCAATAATGCAAACCAGCTGCCATGAAGCACCAGGAGCATCTGGCTCACCGGTTTTAAATGAGACTGGAGAAGTCGTGGGAATAAACTTCGCCGGACCGTCACCGGATGCTGAGGACAAACCAATGCACAGCTTTGCTATTCCGGTTAAGGAATTGAAAAGGATTATGACAAGACTGCCGGAATTGCGAAACGTTATTGGCGAAACTAATTCACCAGCTCGACGATAG
- the trxB gene encoding thioredoxin-disulfide reductase gives MAIRKKVTILGSGSAGLTAAIYAARADLEPLVIQGLQAGGQLTITTDVENFPGFPDGILGPDLMELMHKQAERFGTQFIFDNAESVDLSKSPFVIKTSGEEIVTDTLIICTGASAKLLGLESESKLMGHGVSACATCDGFFFKDKVVYVVGGGDTAMEEAIFLTRFASSVTLVHRRDSFRASKIMVDRAMDNPKIKFVLDSVIDEIDDVNAGHVTSIKLRNLKTNKVEDLPADGVFVAIGHKPNTELFVGQLELDESGYIVTDGVKTAIKGVFAAGDVQDPLYRQAISAAGTGCMAALEAQWLLEAQEAAEKQANKAKVAK, from the coding sequence ATGGCCATTCGTAAGAAAGTAACGATTTTAGGATCCGGATCAGCTGGTCTGACTGCGGCAATTTATGCCGCGCGCGCCGATTTGGAACCATTGGTCATTCAAGGTTTGCAAGCCGGCGGACAGCTCACAATTACTACCGATGTTGAAAATTTCCCAGGATTTCCCGATGGCATCCTTGGTCCCGATCTTATGGAGCTCATGCACAAACAAGCTGAGCGTTTCGGCACGCAGTTCATATTCGACAATGCTGAAAGTGTCGATTTAAGTAAGAGCCCATTTGTTATCAAAACAAGCGGCGAAGAAATAGTAACCGACACTTTGATTATTTGCACAGGCGCATCTGCCAAATTATTAGGATTGGAATCTGAATCCAAACTGATGGGACATGGAGTTTCCGCATGTGCCACTTGCGACGGCTTTTTCTTCAAGGACAAAGTTGTCTATGTTGTAGGCGGCGGCGACACGGCTATGGAAGAAGCTATTTTCTTAACTCGTTTCGCTTCATCGGTGACACTTGTTCACCGTCGTGATTCATTCCGTGCTTCCAAAATTATGGTTGATCGCGCCATGGACAACCCGAAAATCAAATTTGTCCTGGATAGCGTCATCGATGAAATTGATGATGTTAATGCTGGACATGTGACATCCATTAAGTTGCGCAATTTGAAAACCAACAAAGTTGAAGATTTGCCTGCCGACGGCGTCTTTGTTGCTATTGGCCACAAGCCGAATACCGAATTATTTGTCGGTCAGCTTGAATTGGATGAAAGTGGTTATATCGTTACTGACGGCGTGAAGACTGCTATTAAGGGAGTGTTTGCTGCCGGCGACGTGCAAGATCCTCTCTACCGACAAGCAATTTCTGCTGCGGGAACAGGCTGTATGGCAGCTCTTGAAGCTCAGTGGCTATTGGAAGCACAAGAAGCCGCTGAAAAACAAGCAAACAAGGCCAAAGTAGCTAAGTAA
- a CDS encoding DUF4388 domain-containing protein, which produces MSVQSNQSQTRQSEVANAASEEKIVFLVFGPDAVLELEKLEQVKQLCDFVIVDARKSGFLFSFESLIELASHAENVLSSTGAMAVVKQDKVIVFTKDSQLGPKGFSVFDSHAEVYDYSPLLAKHVYGKFAEEGAELEKSTDLAEQILMSSIPVLTSFGIKLKGGLESHRKRNKVLAAIDNYSPLNVLSQRLTKEPGKLTMDELKQELRSLEESKAIYPLFAKVPFLVNCFKNKIAFQLSEYLLASRIVSQDQLDEMLFQQQNTSNSVRLSLGSLAISKGYLSCRQLEIALSDQAFYGQGGGAEETKRVVTTSPEEKSVQSLVGYLGTTDPSGVLQTLSTNRETGVLSVEYKGQQFRALFEKGILTNAKLGSILGNAAVLEFASVWREGIFVFIQRQPPPDLAHESAKVTKPLDKLLLDSALAQDNILVVWGKLPKGVHSPLERYPDSHHLLASGRMMDPSTQAELTSDEIDLMRIVWEMSDGLTPISNAIDNQQSITTLAFSQAVDRLLHYKLVGAPREGIAAPLDKFQQIVYAIGQAVGSERNSVLLKLSLQATQGYSVRARMFAIGSGGEVGIDLAAARAVGQALSEILKDLDDWQVKYIEYASQEIDREKLKEIVMKVHQ; this is translated from the coding sequence GTGTCCGTTCAGTCCAATCAGTCGCAAACAAGACAAAGTGAGGTCGCTAATGCCGCCTCAGAAGAAAAAATTGTCTTTTTGGTATTTGGACCTGATGCAGTTCTTGAACTGGAAAAACTAGAACAAGTGAAACAACTGTGCGACTTTGTGATAGTTGATGCTCGCAAATCAGGTTTTTTGTTTTCGTTCGAATCACTAATAGAGTTGGCTTCCCATGCTGAAAATGTGCTTAGCAGCACGGGTGCCATGGCTGTCGTAAAACAAGACAAGGTAATTGTTTTTACCAAGGATTCGCAACTTGGACCTAAAGGCTTCAGTGTTTTTGACTCTCATGCTGAAGTTTATGACTATTCGCCATTGCTGGCGAAACATGTCTACGGGAAATTTGCCGAAGAAGGTGCCGAGCTGGAAAAGTCGACTGATCTAGCCGAACAAATTCTTATGTCTTCAATTCCCGTACTTACCTCTTTTGGTATCAAACTCAAAGGTGGTCTAGAGTCGCATCGCAAGCGCAACAAAGTATTGGCTGCCATCGACAATTACTCACCTTTGAACGTCCTTTCTCAACGTCTGACCAAAGAGCCTGGAAAACTGACAATGGATGAGTTGAAACAGGAATTGAGATCGCTTGAAGAGTCGAAGGCAATTTATCCGCTATTTGCCAAAGTGCCTTTTTTGGTCAATTGCTTCAAGAACAAAATTGCTTTTCAGCTGAGCGAATATCTTTTGGCGTCGCGAATAGTCAGCCAGGATCAACTTGATGAGATGCTTTTTCAACAGCAAAATACATCCAACAGTGTTCGGTTGTCTTTAGGATCACTAGCTATTTCCAAAGGCTATTTGAGTTGTCGGCAATTGGAAATTGCTTTGTCTGATCAAGCATTTTATGGACAAGGTGGGGGTGCTGAAGAAACTAAACGTGTCGTTACAACTAGCCCTGAAGAAAAATCCGTCCAGTCTCTGGTTGGTTATTTAGGCACAACGGATCCATCAGGTGTTTTGCAGACTCTTTCCACTAACAGGGAAACCGGAGTCTTATCTGTGGAGTATAAAGGACAGCAATTTAGAGCATTGTTTGAAAAAGGCATTTTAACTAATGCCAAGCTGGGAAGTATCTTGGGTAACGCGGCAGTTTTGGAATTTGCTTCTGTATGGCGAGAAGGAATTTTCGTCTTTATTCAAAGACAACCACCACCAGATCTTGCTCACGAATCGGCGAAAGTAACCAAGCCTCTGGACAAACTGCTTCTTGATAGCGCATTGGCGCAAGACAATATTTTGGTTGTCTGGGGCAAGTTACCAAAAGGCGTGCATTCACCGCTTGAAAGATATCCTGATTCGCATCATTTGCTCGCTTCCGGACGAATGATGGACCCTAGTACGCAAGCTGAGCTGACAAGCGATGAAATTGATTTGATGCGGATTGTCTGGGAAATGAGTGATGGTTTAACACCCATTTCAAACGCCATTGATAACCAGCAGTCAATAACTACCTTGGCATTCTCGCAAGCAGTAGACAGGCTTTTGCATTACAAGCTCGTCGGTGCTCCTAGAGAGGGCATTGCCGCACCTCTGGATAAGTTTCAGCAAATTGTCTATGCCATTGGGCAGGCAGTTGGATCAGAACGTAATTCCGTCCTTCTGAAGTTGTCCCTTCAGGCCACCCAGGGCTATTCGGTGCGCGCTCGTATGTTTGCTATTGGCTCCGGCGGCGAAGTGGGCATTGACCTGGCTGCAGCCAGAGCCGTCGGGCAGGCATTGTCCGAGATATTGAAAGACCTTGATGACTGGCAGGTGAAATATATCGAATATGCCAGTCAGGAAATAGACCGAGAAAAACTCAAAGAAATCGTCATGAAAGTCCACCAATGA